One Azospirillum sp. TSA2s genomic region harbors:
- a CDS encoding translocation/assembly module TamB domain-containing protein, with protein MALVKGHGVTAVRLFLVGLTILTGLLADPQPVRAFSLFSGDTAREWLTEKIEGAVESPDMHLKLGAIEGSIPTDFTISTVTLADSQGVWLTIDRLHVVMSPSALFMRSARIDALEAASVVVTRAPVSTQPATPSDPNASLLPSLPVDIDLKKLVVERLDLAPALLGEQAVLRIAGSVLLEHGGGALNANLSVARIDDKPGKADLVAAFDPGKNTLNLSVNASEPAGGVMARALSMPGLPPVELALKGDGTLDDWTGKLTATAGEAASPTGTLNADATIKKAPEGHLLTLAAGGNFAPLIAGLAGDTVTPLIGPSPTLNATVLRAPSGAITLRPLALTVAAANATVNGDIGADYNSLNLRWTVQAGPDSTLHPLVPLSWREGVVEGSAEGALSALNVAVNATLRDLAADDPALSRLTGPETTLAARARIDTGSGGIGLETLALNAAAARAEAKGTIGGWGQTADLTLSASADDLAPLSGLAGRPLAGAVALSGPVKRVADGTLTAELTGSLDRLSTGTPADAVLGDKATLALAARMEPDGAMRLTDLTVDGRNGKLTGTAALADNKVDARTTLTVAKLEPLGTALGTPMEGAATLEATARGPLDAIQAQATLNARDLVVQGRRLGATEVKATAAGLPATPNGTVSARTNLDKTPLSLDGRYALREQTLRLDGLTIANGTNRITGEAQVALDTLLATGRLEGKLPNLNGLSELAGMQLGGGASFTLALDGKGGKQAASLTADASNLRVDGEGGPLLTARKLTAKADVADALGTPTGKARVEMTDGNAAGNDLRSVTASADGSLAKASFQANANGAGAQPVALDLAGGLAMDGGVTRIRLDRLQARYAGEDLRMTAPATILLADRRYEVKELRLSSGNARLAADLGLNGERLSGELTIDRLPLALAKLASPTLALDGVANARASLGGTLRNPRADATLRISGLKAQQTTQAGLPGIDATADIQWRDRRLTLASRVAMPKNAGTLTANAALPLVMDPDSYAVSVPPNGALEAAVDGTVDMSLANDLLAASGDRARGSLRLDVRAGGTVGKPTLGGSVVLANGRYENRASGAVITNIEARLVGDGDVFTIQSFRGRTRNGGAITANGVIRPGAAADQQLDIRLQADNARLLEIDLVTAEIGANLTLTGGFANARLAGPVDIRRAEIQVPDRMPANVVDLKVTEVGKGRRARGTTQVSTAGGTRRVPAPQEAPPAASPFVLALDMTVNAPNQIFVRGRGLNAELGGNLRVGGTAAAPEVTGRFTILKGSLDLLAKNFEFKRGIFDFDGTQPIDPRLDLLAEATANGITADVVVSGTARQPKIELTSPQGLPQDEVLAGVLFGKSVGDLSAAEAVQLAQSAASLAGIGGGGGGILDKVRRGLGVDRLDFTQGENGKGGAVQAGRYVSDRVYVGVEQGIGANQSRAKVEIDITKNLKGTAAVGANSETKFGVIYEKDY; from the coding sequence GTGGCGCTGGTGAAAGGGCATGGTGTGACGGCGGTTCGCTTATTTCTGGTCGGTCTGACGATCCTCACCGGCCTGTTGGCCGATCCGCAGCCCGTCCGGGCCTTTTCGCTGTTCTCCGGCGATACCGCCCGTGAGTGGTTGACGGAGAAGATCGAGGGGGCGGTCGAATCGCCGGACATGCACCTGAAGCTCGGCGCGATCGAAGGCAGCATTCCCACCGACTTCACCATCTCCACCGTCACGCTGGCCGACAGCCAAGGCGTCTGGCTGACCATCGACCGGCTGCATGTGGTGATGTCGCCATCCGCCCTGTTCATGCGCAGTGCCAGGATCGATGCGCTGGAGGCGGCTTCGGTGGTGGTGACCCGCGCACCGGTCAGCACCCAGCCCGCCACGCCGTCCGATCCCAACGCCTCGCTGCTGCCCAGCCTGCCGGTGGACATCGACCTGAAGAAGCTGGTGGTCGAACGGCTGGACCTGGCGCCGGCGCTGCTGGGCGAACAGGCCGTGCTGCGCATTGCCGGCTCGGTGCTGTTGGAGCATGGCGGCGGGGCGCTGAACGCAAACCTGTCGGTGGCGCGCATCGACGACAAGCCCGGCAAGGCCGATCTGGTCGCCGCCTTCGATCCTGGCAAGAACACGCTCAACCTGTCGGTCAACGCGTCGGAACCGGCGGGCGGCGTCATGGCCCGCGCGCTGTCGATGCCCGGCCTGCCACCGGTGGAACTGGCGTTGAAGGGCGACGGCACGCTGGACGACTGGACCGGCAAGCTGACCGCCACCGCCGGCGAGGCGGCATCGCCCACCGGCACGTTGAATGCCGACGCCACCATCAAGAAGGCGCCGGAGGGGCATCTCCTGACGCTCGCGGCCGGCGGCAATTTCGCGCCGCTGATCGCCGGATTGGCGGGCGACACGGTGACTCCGCTGATCGGTCCCAGCCCGACGCTGAACGCGACCGTGCTGCGGGCGCCGTCGGGGGCCATCACTCTGCGTCCGCTGGCGCTGACCGTCGCCGCCGCGAATGCGACGGTGAATGGCGACATCGGCGCCGACTACAACAGCCTCAACCTGCGCTGGACCGTCCAGGCCGGGCCGGACTCCACCCTGCATCCGCTGGTGCCGCTGTCCTGGCGCGAGGGGGTGGTGGAAGGCTCCGCCGAAGGGGCGCTGAGCGCGCTGAACGTCGCGGTGAACGCCACTCTGCGCGACCTCGCGGCCGACGATCCGGCGCTGTCCCGCCTGACCGGTCCGGAGACCACCCTGGCCGCCCGCGCGCGGATCGACACCGGCAGCGGCGGGATCGGGCTGGAGACGCTGGCGCTGAACGCCGCCGCCGCGCGGGCCGAGGCAAAGGGGACCATCGGCGGCTGGGGCCAGACGGCCGACCTGACGCTCAGCGCCAGCGCCGACGACCTCGCCCCGCTGTCGGGCCTCGCCGGCCGGCCGCTGGCCGGCGCCGTGGCACTGTCGGGGCCGGTCAAGCGAGTCGCCGACGGCACGCTGACCGCCGAACTGACCGGTAGCCTCGACCGCCTCTCCACCGGCACCCCGGCCGACGCGGTGCTGGGCGACAAGGCGACGCTGGCGCTGGCGGCACGCATGGAGCCCGACGGCGCCATGCGGCTGACCGACCTGACGGTGGATGGACGCAACGGCAAGCTGACCGGCACCGCGGCTCTGGCGGACAACAAGGTCGATGCGCGAACCACCCTGACGGTGGCGAAGCTGGAACCGCTGGGCACGGCGCTCGGCACGCCGATGGAAGGGGCGGCGACGTTGGAGGCGACCGCCCGCGGCCCGCTCGACGCCATCCAGGCGCAGGCGACGCTGAACGCCCGCGACCTCGTGGTGCAGGGCCGCCGGCTGGGCGCCACGGAGGTGAAGGCGACCGCCGCCGGCCTGCCGGCCACGCCGAACGGCACGGTGTCGGCCCGCACCAACCTGGACAAGACTCCGCTGTCGCTCGACGGGCGCTACGCGCTGCGTGAGCAGACGCTGCGGCTGGACGGGCTGACCATTGCCAACGGCACCAACCGGATCACGGGCGAGGCGCAGGTGGCGCTCGACACGCTGCTCGCCACCGGCCGGTTGGAGGGCAAGCTGCCCAACCTGAACGGCCTTTCGGAATTGGCGGGCATGCAGCTCGGAGGCGGGGCGAGCTTCACCCTGGCGCTGGACGGCAAGGGCGGCAAGCAGGCGGCCAGCCTGACCGCCGACGCCAGCAATCTTCGGGTGGATGGCGAAGGCGGACCGCTGCTGACCGCCCGGAAGCTGACGGCCAAGGCCGACGTCGCCGACGCGCTCGGCACCCCCACCGGAAAGGCACGGGTGGAGATGACCGACGGCAACGCCGCGGGCAACGACCTGCGCAGCGTCACCGCCTCCGCGGACGGGTCGCTGGCGAAGGCCAGCTTCCAGGCCAACGCCAATGGCGCCGGCGCGCAGCCGGTCGCGCTCGACCTCGCCGGCGGGCTGGCGATGGATGGCGGCGTGACCCGCATCCGGCTCGACCGCCTGCAGGCGCGCTATGCCGGCGAGGATCTGCGGATGACCGCCCCCGCCACCATCCTGCTGGCCGACCGCCGCTATGAGGTGAAGGAGTTGCGGCTGTCGTCCGGTAATGCCCGGCTGGCCGCCGACCTGGGCCTGAACGGCGAGCGGCTGAGCGGCGAGTTGACCATCGACCGCCTGCCGCTGGCGCTGGCGAAGCTGGCCAGTCCGACGCTGGCGCTGGATGGCGTCGCCAATGCGCGGGCGTCGCTGGGCGGCACGCTGCGCAACCCGCGTGCCGACGCCACCCTGCGGATCAGCGGGCTGAAGGCGCAGCAGACCACCCAGGCCGGACTGCCCGGCATCGACGCCACGGCGGACATCCAATGGCGCGACCGCCGGCTGACTTTGGCCAGCCGGGTCGCGATGCCGAAGAATGCCGGCACGCTGACCGCCAACGCCGCCCTGCCGCTGGTGATGGACCCGGACAGCTACGCCGTCAGCGTGCCGCCCAATGGCGCTCTGGAGGCGGCGGTCGACGGCACGGTGGATATGTCACTGGCGAACGACCTGCTCGCCGCATCGGGCGACCGGGCGCGCGGATCGCTGCGGCTGGACGTGCGGGCCGGCGGCACGGTGGGCAAGCCGACTCTCGGCGGATCGGTGGTGCTGGCGAACGGGCGTTACGAGAACCGGGCCTCGGGTGCCGTCATCACCAACATCGAGGCGAGGCTGGTCGGCGACGGCGACGTCTTCACCATCCAGAGCTTCCGCGGCCGGACCCGCAACGGCGGGGCGATCACCGCCAATGGCGTCATCCGTCCGGGTGCCGCCGCCGACCAGCAGTTGGACATCAGGCTGCAGGCCGACAATGCCCGGCTGCTGGAGATCGATCTGGTGACGGCGGAGATCGGGGCGAATCTGACCCTGACCGGCGGCTTCGCCAACGCCCGGCTGGCCGGGCCGGTGGATATCCGCCGCGCCGAAATCCAGGTTCCCGACCGCATGCCCGCCAATGTCGTCGATCTGAAGGTGACGGAGGTCGGCAAGGGCCGTCGCGCCCGCGGGACGACCCAGGTGTCCACCGCCGGCGGCACGCGCCGGGTGCCGGCTCCGCAGGAGGCGCCTCCGGCAGCTTCGCCCTTCGTGCTGGCGCTGGACATGACAGTGAATGCGCCGAATCAGATCTTCGTGCGCGGTCGCGGGCTGAATGCTGAGTTGGGCGGCAACCTGCGTGTGGGCGGCACCGCCGCCGCGCCGGAGGTGACCGGCCGCTTCACCATCCTGAAAGGCAGCCTGGACCTGCTGGCCAAGAACTTCGAGTTCAAGCGCGGCATCTTCGATTTCGACGGCACACAGCCGATCGACCCCCGACTGGATCTGCTGGCCGAGGCGACGGCCAACGGCATCACCGCCGACGTCGTGGTCAGCGGCACCGCCCGCCAGCCGAAGATCGAGCTGACCTCTCCGCAGGGACTTCCGCAGGACGAGGTGCTGGCCGGCGTGCTGTTCGGCAAGTCGGTCGGCGACCTGAGCGCCGCGGAAGCGGTTCAGCTGGCCCAGTCGGCGGCGTCGCTGGCGGGGATCGGCGGCGGTGGCGGCGGCATCCTGGACAAGGTGCGCCGCGGCCTGGGCGTCGACCGGCTGGACTTCACCCAGGGCGAGAACGGCAAGGGCGGCGCCGTTCAGGCCGGCCGCTACGTCAGCGACCGCGTCTATGTCGGCGTCGAACAGGGCATCGGCGCCAACCAGAGCCGGGCCAAGGTCGAGATCGACATCACCAAGAACCTGAAGGGCACCGCCGCGGTCGGAGCCAATTCGGAGACCAAGTTCGGGGTGATCTACGAGAAGGATTATTGA
- a CDS encoding autotransporter assembly complex family protein, producing MPLKAPIAAPLVAALLMLGPAGAGHAQDSPPDSIPGAVPAVSPQSAPAEAPPPDDEVRPAGITYEVDITGVEDDGLRGTLRDASTLVELKDDHPPSLIGLERRADSDRDRLQTALRSAGYYDAKLDIRIEDPAATGTLPAGGEAAPVKVTVAVTPGPLYHIKTVTVRGAANSTGGSTLPKEVATDDLGLAAGSPAVAQKVLDAESELVGRLTKRGYAFAKASDREVVVDHSDRTMDVAYTVDPGPLTRYGATRIEGLQKVDEDLVRGRLAWKEGQVYDPGATDRARQDIAALQVFDTVRVRMADEPGPDGVTPVIVTVSERKRRFIGGGVTYSTQDGLGANAYWGHRNLFGGAEQLRLGVEVGRVAGSSGGTSSKGNDLPDLRFSVNFRKPDFLAVKQSLLVNFAVVNDQPPAYSRVASELTVKLERPLTDQLTISYGVTGERGRVRTEDKTYQTSFIGVPLGAAWNGTDNLLNPTSGQRASLQVTPWFPVGGDTESPFTSVLFNGSTYYDLGNDGRYVAAARIGLGSILGTSLSDIPPDHRFYAGGGGSVRGYGFQKAGPRDRYDDPVGGRSLFEIGAELRIKVTESIGIVPFVDAGTVYDSAYPDFSEPLRVGAGLGLRYYTDFGPLRVDVGVPLNPADGDARWQLYLSLGQAF from the coding sequence GTGCCGCTCAAGGCCCCCATCGCCGCTCCGCTGGTCGCCGCCCTGCTGATGCTGGGGCCGGCAGGCGCCGGTCATGCCCAGGATTCGCCCCCGGACAGCATCCCCGGCGCCGTGCCAGCGGTATCGCCGCAGAGCGCACCGGCGGAGGCCCCGCCGCCGGACGACGAGGTGCGGCCGGCCGGCATCACCTATGAGGTGGACATCACCGGCGTCGAGGATGACGGGCTGCGTGGCACGCTGCGCGACGCCTCCACGCTGGTGGAGTTGAAGGACGATCATCCACCCTCGCTGATCGGGCTGGAGCGGCGGGCCGACAGCGACCGCGACCGTTTGCAGACGGCGCTGCGCTCCGCCGGCTATTACGACGCGAAGCTGGACATCCGCATCGAGGACCCGGCCGCGACCGGCACTCTGCCTGCGGGAGGGGAGGCGGCGCCGGTCAAGGTGACGGTGGCGGTGACTCCGGGACCGCTCTACCACATCAAGACGGTGACGGTGCGCGGCGCCGCCAACTCCACTGGCGGCTCCACACTGCCGAAGGAGGTCGCGACCGACGATCTCGGCCTCGCCGCCGGCTCCCCCGCGGTGGCGCAGAAGGTGCTGGACGCCGAATCGGAGCTGGTCGGACGGCTGACCAAGCGCGGTTACGCCTTCGCCAAGGCATCGGACCGCGAGGTGGTGGTCGATCATTCCGACCGGACGATGGATGTTGCCTACACCGTCGACCCCGGCCCGCTGACCCGTTATGGCGCCACCCGGATCGAAGGTCTGCAGAAGGTCGACGAGGATCTGGTGCGCGGGCGCCTCGCCTGGAAGGAGGGGCAGGTCTACGACCCCGGCGCCACCGACCGGGCACGGCAGGACATTGCGGCCCTTCAGGTCTTCGACACCGTGCGCGTGCGGATGGCGGACGAACCTGGGCCGGACGGCGTAACGCCGGTGATCGTCACGGTCAGCGAGCGCAAGCGCCGTTTCATCGGCGGCGGCGTCACCTATTCGACGCAGGACGGGCTGGGCGCCAACGCCTATTGGGGCCACCGCAACCTGTTCGGCGGGGCGGAGCAGCTGCGCCTCGGCGTCGAAGTCGGGCGTGTGGCCGGATCGTCCGGCGGCACGTCGAGCAAGGGCAACGACCTGCCGGACCTGCGCTTCAGCGTCAATTTCCGCAAGCCCGACTTCCTGGCGGTGAAGCAGTCGCTGCTGGTCAATTTCGCCGTGGTGAACGACCAGCCGCCGGCCTACAGCCGGGTCGCGTCGGAACTGACGGTCAAGCTGGAAAGGCCGCTGACCGATCAACTGACCATCAGCTATGGTGTGACCGGCGAGCGCGGGCGGGTGCGGACGGAGGACAAGACCTATCAGACCTCCTTCATCGGCGTGCCGCTGGGGGCGGCCTGGAACGGCACCGACAATCTGCTGAACCCCACCTCCGGCCAGCGGGCCTCGTTGCAGGTGACGCCCTGGTTCCCGGTTGGCGGGGATACCGAGTCGCCCTTCACCTCCGTGCTGTTCAACGGCTCGACCTATTACGATCTCGGCAATGACGGGCGCTATGTCGCCGCGGCGCGGATCGGGCTGGGCAGCATCCTCGGCACCTCGCTGTCGGACATCCCGCCCGACCATCGCTTCTATGCCGGTGGCGGCGGCTCGGTGCGCGGCTACGGCTTCCAGAAGGCGGGGCCGCGTGACCGCTATGACGATCCGGTCGGCGGCCGGTCGCTGTTCGAGATCGGGGCCGAGCTGCGCATCAAGGTGACGGAGAGCATCGGCATCGTGCCCTTCGTCGATGCCGGCACCGTCTATGATTCGGCCTATCCGGACTTCAGTGAGCCTCTTCGCGTCGGCGCCGGTCTGGGTCTGCGCTACTACACCGACTTCGGCCCGCTGCGCGTCGATGTCGGCGTTCCCCTCAACCCCGCCGACGGCGATGCGCGCTGGCAGCTGTATCTCAGCCTGGGGCAGGCGTTCTGA
- the typA gene encoding translational GTPase TypA, whose product MNLRNVAIIAHVDHGKTTLVDQLLKQAGSFRENQQVAERAMDSNDLERERGITILAKCTSVLWNDLRINIVDTPGHADFGGEVERILSMVDGVVLLCDAAEGPLPQTKFVLGKALKLGLRPIVVINKVDRPDGRPHEVHDEVFDLFASLDASNEQLDFPTLFASGRNGWATTDLENGARETLTPLFELIRDHVPAPKVEEDLPFTMLATTLEANPYLGRILTGRIQTGSVKVNMAVKSMSRDGKLVENARISKVLAFRGLERVPVEEAHAGDIVALAGLTNTTVADTICAPEVSEPLAAQPIDPPTLAMTFSVNDSPLAGREGDKVTSRMIRDRLFREAEGNVALRIADTEGGDAFEVAGRGELQLGILIETMRREGYELAISRPRVLFKTDPLNGQRLEPIEEVVVDVDEEFSGTVVQKMSERKADLIEMRPSGGNKTRIVFHAPSRGLIGYQGEFLTDTRGTGIMNRLFHGYAPFKGAIAARRTGVLISNSDGTAVAYALWNLEDRGPMLIDPGVPVYQGMIIGEHTRGNDLEVNVIKGKQLTNIRTTSKDEAVRLTPPIQMTLEKALSYISDDELVEVTPKSIRLRKRYLDPNERKRHQRAAEAS is encoded by the coding sequence ATGAATCTCCGTAACGTCGCCATCATCGCCCACGTCGACCACGGCAAGACCACGCTGGTCGACCAACTCCTCAAGCAGGCCGGCTCGTTCCGCGAGAACCAGCAGGTGGCTGAGCGCGCCATGGACTCCAACGATCTGGAGCGCGAGCGCGGCATCACCATCCTGGCCAAGTGCACGTCCGTTCTGTGGAACGACCTGCGCATCAACATCGTCGACACCCCCGGCCACGCCGATTTCGGCGGCGAGGTGGAGCGCATCCTCTCCATGGTCGACGGCGTCGTCCTGCTCTGCGACGCGGCCGAAGGCCCGCTGCCGCAGACCAAGTTCGTGCTGGGCAAGGCCCTGAAGCTCGGCCTGCGCCCGATCGTCGTCATCAACAAGGTGGACCGTCCCGACGGCCGTCCGCACGAGGTGCATGACGAGGTGTTCGACCTGTTCGCCTCGCTCGACGCCTCGAACGAGCAGCTGGACTTCCCGACCCTGTTCGCCTCGGGCCGCAACGGCTGGGCGACCACGGACCTGGAGAACGGCGCCCGCGAGACGCTGACCCCGCTGTTCGAGCTGATCCGCGACCATGTCCCGGCCCCGAAGGTCGAGGAAGACCTGCCCTTCACCATGCTGGCGACCACGCTGGAAGCGAACCCCTATCTGGGCCGCATCCTGACCGGCCGCATCCAGACGGGTTCGGTCAAGGTCAACATGGCCGTCAAGTCGATGAGCCGCGACGGCAAGCTGGTCGAGAACGCCCGCATCAGCAAGGTGCTGGCCTTCCGCGGCCTGGAGCGCGTTCCGGTGGAAGAGGCGCATGCCGGCGACATCGTCGCGCTGGCCGGCCTGACCAACACCACCGTGGCCGACACCATCTGCGCGCCGGAAGTTTCCGAGCCGCTGGCCGCGCAGCCGATCGACCCGCCGACCCTGGCGATGACCTTCTCGGTCAACGACAGCCCGCTGGCCGGCCGCGAGGGCGACAAGGTCACCAGCCGCATGATCCGCGACCGCCTGTTCCGCGAAGCGGAAGGCAACGTGGCTCTGCGCATCGCCGACACCGAGGGCGGCGACGCCTTCGAAGTGGCCGGCCGCGGCGAACTGCAGCTGGGCATCCTGATCGAGACCATGCGCCGCGAGGGGTATGAGCTGGCGATCAGCCGTCCGCGCGTGCTGTTCAAGACCGACCCGCTGAACGGCCAGCGCCTGGAGCCGATCGAGGAAGTCGTCGTCGACGTCGACGAGGAGTTCTCGGGCACCGTCGTTCAGAAGATGTCGGAGCGCAAGGCCGACCTGATCGAAATGCGCCCCTCGGGCGGCAACAAGACCCGTATCGTCTTCCATGCGCCGTCGCGCGGCCTGATCGGCTATCAGGGCGAGTTCCTGACCGACACCCGCGGCACCGGCATCATGAACCGCCTGTTCCACGGCTACGCTCCCTTCAAGGGCGCCATCGCGGCCCGCCGCACCGGCGTGCTGATCTCCAACAGCGACGGCACCGCGGTGGCTTACGCCCTGTGGAACCTGGAAGACCGCGGCCCGATGCTGATCGATCCGGGCGTGCCGGTGTACCAGGGCATGATCATCGGCGAGCACACCCGCGGCAATGACCTCGAGGTCAATGTCATCAAGGGCAAGCAGCTGACGAACATCCGCACCACCAGCAAGGACGAGGCGGTCCGCCTGACCCCGCCGATCCAGATGACCCTGGAAAAGGCGCTGTCCTACATCTCCGACGACGAGCTGGTGGAAGTGACGCCGAAGTCGATCCGCCTGCGCAAGCGCTACCTCGACCCGAACGAGCGCAAGCGTCACCAGCGCGCCGCCGAAGCGAGCTGA
- a CDS encoding iron ABC transporter permease, which translates to MAMATDAKSPGSPSLSLRQLWSRIGPTGLFALILALLIALPILAVFIQSAGVSTDLWGHMARTVLPGYILNTVILLGIIGVVTLVTGVACAWTVTMHDFRGRGVLQWLLLLPLAMPAYVLAYTYTDFLQYAGPLQSFLRATFGWQRGDYWFPEIHTAWGAGLVLSSVLYPYVYVLTRAAFLEQSVCVLEASRTLGCTAFGAFRRVALPLARPALVAGVGYALMETLADFGAVRYFGIDTFTVGIYRTWFALGDPAAAAQLAAVLLLVVLALVGLERLSRGRMRFHQTTGRYRALPAPRLSARGTVLAWIVCLTPVLFGFLLPGAVLIRMILRGSTELTLARFTDLTVNTFILGASGALLVVTVALMVIHGVRHDRSGFATGAARLASLGYATPGTVIAVGILITVGLTRDWTGWPMGAILGTTIAGILYGYLIRFFVVAYGPLESGFAKIGPNLEGAARSLGHTPLQVLRRVHLPLLRPSLLSAAMLVFVDITKELPATMILRPFNFDTLAIEAFRMASTERLDDAALPALVIVLVGLAPVIYLSRTIAASRPGHQG; encoded by the coding sequence ATGGCGATGGCGACCGACGCGAAGTCTCCCGGCTCCCCGTCCCTCTCTCTCCGCCAGCTGTGGTCGCGCATCGGCCCGACCGGCCTGTTCGCCCTGATCCTCGCGCTGCTGATCGCCCTGCCGATCCTTGCCGTCTTCATCCAGTCGGCCGGCGTCTCCACCGATCTGTGGGGGCATATGGCGCGGACGGTGCTTCCCGGCTACATCCTCAATACCGTGATCCTGCTGGGCATCATCGGCGTCGTCACGTTGGTGACCGGCGTCGCCTGCGCCTGGACCGTCACCATGCACGACTTCCGCGGACGCGGGGTCCTGCAATGGCTGCTGCTGTTGCCGCTGGCCATGCCGGCCTATGTGCTGGCCTACACCTACACCGACTTCCTGCAATATGCCGGACCGCTGCAGTCCTTCCTGCGCGCTACCTTCGGCTGGCAGCGCGGCGACTACTGGTTTCCGGAGATCCACACCGCCTGGGGCGCCGGGCTGGTGCTGTCGTCGGTGCTCTATCCTTACGTCTATGTGTTGACCCGCGCCGCCTTCCTGGAACAATCCGTCTGCGTGCTGGAGGCCAGCCGCACACTGGGCTGCACCGCCTTCGGCGCGTTCCGCCGCGTGGCGCTGCCGCTGGCCCGCCCGGCGCTGGTGGCCGGCGTCGGCTACGCGCTGATGGAGACGCTGGCCGACTTCGGCGCCGTGCGCTATTTCGGCATCGACACCTTCACCGTCGGCATTTACCGCACATGGTTTGCGCTGGGCGATCCGGCCGCAGCAGCTCAACTGGCCGCTGTCCTGCTGCTGGTGGTGCTGGCGCTGGTCGGGCTGGAGCGGCTGTCGCGCGGCAGGATGCGCTTCCACCAGACCACCGGCCGCTACCGCGCCCTGCCCGCCCCGCGCCTGTCGGCCCGCGGCACGGTGCTGGCCTGGATCGTCTGCCTGACGCCGGTGCTGTTCGGCTTCCTGCTGCCGGGGGCGGTGCTGATCCGCATGATTTTGCGCGGCAGTACGGAGCTGACGCTCGCTCGCTTCACCGACCTGACCGTGAACACCTTCATCCTCGGCGCCAGCGGGGCGCTGCTGGTCGTCACGGTGGCGCTGATGGTGATCCATGGCGTGCGCCACGACCGCAGCGGCTTCGCCACCGGCGCGGCCCGCCTCGCCTCGCTCGGCTACGCCACCCCGGGTACGGTGATCGCGGTCGGCATCCTCATCACCGTCGGGCTGACGCGCGATTGGACCGGCTGGCCGATGGGCGCCATCCTCGGCACCACCATCGCCGGGATTCTCTATGGCTATCTGATCCGCTTCTTCGTCGTCGCCTATGGGCCGCTGGAGTCCGGATTCGCCAAGATCGGCCCGAATCTGGAGGGCGCCGCCCGCTCGCTCGGCCATACGCCGCTGCAGGTTCTGCGCCGGGTCCATCTGCCGCTGCTGCGCCCCAGCCTGCTCAGCGCCGCCATGCTGGTCTTCGTCGACATCACCAAGGAGTTGCCGGCGACGATGATCCTGCGGCCCTTCAACTTCGACACGCTGGCGATCGAGGCCTTCCGCATGGCCTCCACCGAACGGCTGGACGACGCCGCCCTTCCCGCCCTGGTGATCGTTCTGGTCGGGCTGGCGCCGGTCATCTACCTGAGCCGCACCATCGCCGCGTCGCGTCCGGGCCACCAGGGGTAA